Proteins encoded in a region of the Pyxidicoccus trucidator genome:
- a CDS encoding GRAS family protein gives MSHNLQRLTSFLTGTAMWTEPSSRQALHEWVAETLPTVSMAGAIANAWLCHHMAGLDEVVLLDIGPGTGRQAVDLVRRLGAREDRPRRLTVVAVEPDAVCLRSAEHNLLEAAQVYGLEVHVMAFHALVEELDPSFWALVASLRGTLLVHSAFALHLVRGKSSGEEARDAVLRRLRMLEPKALVLVEPSSDHSVADADQRFHNGWRHYGRLSQLVDRLALPQEHTETLKAFLARDLRDLLCDCADLSSLHHEQVSGWWRRLARAGFRRDDVPDSLETGSHPWVHPLRQPGYVGLQYDGETLVAVLCATPAARGSHSP, from the coding sequence ATGAGCCACAATCTTCAACGTCTCACGTCCTTCCTCACGGGAACGGCGATGTGGACTGAGCCGAGCTCGCGGCAGGCGCTGCACGAGTGGGTCGCCGAGACGCTGCCCACCGTGTCCATGGCGGGCGCCATCGCCAACGCGTGGCTGTGCCACCACATGGCCGGCCTCGACGAAGTCGTCCTCCTCGACATCGGCCCCGGCACTGGCCGGCAGGCGGTGGACCTGGTGCGCCGGCTCGGCGCCCGTGAGGACCGGCCCCGCCGCCTCACCGTGGTGGCCGTGGAGCCGGACGCCGTGTGCCTCCGGAGCGCCGAGCACAACCTGCTCGAGGCCGCGCAGGTGTACGGCCTCGAGGTCCACGTCATGGCCTTCCACGCGCTGGTGGAGGAGCTGGACCCCTCCTTCTGGGCCCTCGTCGCGTCACTGCGGGGGACGCTCCTCGTGCACTCGGCCTTCGCCCTGCACCTCGTCCGAGGGAAGTCCTCGGGCGAGGAGGCGCGGGACGCCGTGCTGCGCAGGCTGCGGATGCTGGAGCCCAAAGCCCTCGTGCTCGTCGAGCCCAGCTCGGACCACTCCGTGGCCGACGCGGACCAGCGCTTCCACAATGGCTGGCGTCACTACGGCCGGCTGTCCCAGTTGGTGGACCGGCTCGCGCTGCCCCAGGAGCACACGGAAACCCTCAAGGCCTTCCTCGCCAGGGACCTCAGGGATTTGCTGTGCGACTGCGCGGACCTCTCTTCGCTGCACCACGAGCAGGTGAGCGGCTGGTGGCGGCGGCTGGCGCGGGCGGGCTTCAGGCGGGACGACGTGCCTGACTCACTGGAGACGGGCTCGCACCCGTGGGTGCACCCCCTTCGCCAGCCGGGCTACGTGGGCCTGCAGTACGACGGGGAGACGCTGGTGGCCGTGCTGTGTGCGACTCCCGCCGCACGGGGCTCCCACTCCCCGTGA